One Miscanthus floridulus cultivar M001 chromosome 11, ASM1932011v1, whole genome shotgun sequence DNA window includes the following coding sequences:
- the LOC136493520 gene encoding SUMO-conjugating enzyme SCE1-like, giving the protein MASGGVVRARLAEERKSWRRSHPHGFVAKPAALPDGSVNLMLWNCVVPGKQGTDWEGGHFPLTLHFTEDYPSRPPDCKFPAGFFHVNVYQTGSVCLSILGSAWKPSITVRQILIGIQDLLDNPNPDSSAQNLCCKLFIEDMPEYKSRVRQQAKRYPSLV; this is encoded by the exons ATGGCTTCCGGAGGCGTCGTCCGCGCCCGCCTCGCCGAGGAGCGCAAGTCGTGGCGCAGGAGCCATCCCCAC GGCTTCGTGGCCAAGCCAGCGGCGCTGCCGGATGGCTCCGTCAACCTCATGCTCTGGAACTGCGTCGTCCCCGGCAAGCAAGGC aCTGATTGGGAGGGTGGGCATTTCCCATTGACTTTGCATTTTACTGAAGACTACCCAAGTAGACCTCCCGACTGCAAGTTTCCGGCAGGTTTCTTCCATGTTAATGTCTACCAAACTGGTTCAGTATGCTTGTCGATCCTTGGCAGC GCATGGAAACCTTCTATCACAGTGCGGCAAATTCTAATCGGCATTCAGGACCTTCTTGATAATCCAAATCCAGACTCCTCAGCGCAGAACTTATGCTGCAAGCTCTTTATAGAG GATATGCCAGAGTATAAGAGTCGTGTTCGTCAACAGGCCAAGCGTTACCCTTCACTTGTGTAA
- the LOC136492920 gene encoding uncharacterized protein, whose protein sequence is MLAFTRPTKMSPCCPCITPRLLFPAAMTTSVLLLLLSLSATVALAVPQQQELQLQDTVLLDDVVQEAAEAWYHGRHRRTGVAYPLSLPGSLSGVDATVARFRAGSLRRYGVRRFGEFSVPPGLAVRGRAAAHLIAVRVNLGNLSSVYDEYAVGAGYRLASPVLGLMFYGLARRNGTAALEIDLTGAAIRVNFSVAIPALCMAVGLNGSVTVTDVEDGTNTCQASDQGHFALVVGGAGDGGGGSAGGGEADIGEVSKWKLALFGAALGAGGTVLLGMVAVAVVSIQRRKSEMAEMERRAYEEEALRVSMVGHVRAPSAAGSRTTPDELESEYCATL, encoded by the coding sequence ATGCTCGCTTTCACTCGTCCAACTAAAATGTCCCCATGCTGTCCCTGTATCACGCCACGGCTTCTATTTCCAGCTGCCATGACGACAAgtgttctgctgctgctgctgtccctCTCGGCGACCGTTGCGCTCGCCGTTCCGCAGCagcaggagctgcagctgcaggacacgGTCCTGCTCGACGACGTCGTGCAGGAGGCCGCCGAAGCGTGGTACCACGGGCGGCACCGGAGGACGGGCGTCGCGTACCCGCTCTCGCTACCGGGGAGCCTGTCGGGCGTCGACGCCACCGTGGCGCGGTTCCGCGCGGGCAGCCTCCGGAGGTACGGCGTCCGGCGGTTCGGCGAGTTCTCCGTGCCGCCGGGGCTCGCCGTGcgcggccgcgccgccgcgcacCTGATCGCGGTGCGCGTCAACCTGGGGAATCTCTCCTCCGTGTACGACGAGTACGCGGTGGGCGCCGGGTACCGCCTCGCGTCGCCGGTGCTCGGGCTCATGTTCTACGGCCTGGCCCGGCGcaacggcacggcggcgctggagATCGACCTCACGGGCGCCGCCATCCGCGTCAACTTCTCCGTGGCCATCCCGGCGCTCTGCATGGCCGTGGGGCTCAACGGCAGCGTCACCGTGACGGACGTGGAGGACGGGACCAACACCTGCCAAGCGTCGGACCAGGGCCACTTCGCGCTCGTCGTGGGGGGagccggcgacggcggcggcggcagtgccgGCGGCGGGGAGGCGGATATCGGGGAGGTCAGCAAGTGGAAGCTGGCGCTGTTCGGCGCGGCGCTGGGCGCGGGCGGCACCGTGCTTCTGGGGATGGTCGCCGTGGCCGTGGTCAGCATCCAGCGCCGCAAGTCGGAGATGGCGGAGATGGAGCGGCGGGCCTACGAGGAGGAGGCGCTGCGCGTGTCCATGGTCGGGCACGTGCGCGCGCCGTCAGCGGCCGGTTCGCGCACCACGccggacgagctcgagagcgagtACTGTGCCACGTTGTGA